The following is a genomic window from Oryzias latipes chromosome 12, ASM223467v1.
aaaccttttttttccaaaatttacATCAACTGTAATCAACATTAGCTATGTACAATAGTGCAGACGAGGAGCTTAAATGCAGAGGAATGATGTTCATCTTCAAGTGGGTTTCCTTTgttctaaaaacattaaaaactatcTGGAAGTTGtagtttttcagctttaaacagccaataaaaaaatgaaacctttattttttgtaacGTTCCTGTAGATGTgtcttttataaaagaaaatcctttttctgtTCAGCATAGATGTGCGTTTTCTTGCATAACAAAACTTGACACTTTAGAGGGGTTGGTTGCACTGAAGTTATTCGCTTTTTGACTTAATACCActatagattaaaaaataatgcaaacagTTTTGCAGCGAGCAGTTCGTTTCTGTGCACATTCTCAGATCTGACGCTGGTTTTTAACGCGCTGACGGCTCAACCTCTGCATCATCAGCAGGCTTCACAAAGTTCATTGATGACACTTCTAAAAGGTGCTTTAGCTTCTGGGGTGGAGCAGACACCGATGCTCGGGGGAATTTCCTGTCCTtgggttttctttctttctttccacaGGGTGGAGCTCATTTGGCTGGCTCTGGGATGGGAGGAGCCCGCTCCAGTCTCATGGTCCAAGGGTCAGAGGGCGCAGCATAAAACGGGGAGTGGGTGAGCATGTCTTCTCCGGCCAGCGCAAATGCAAACACCCCCCTCTGCCTCCGTGCTCCAGCCTTCTCCTCCTCCCGGATGTCTTTCCCCTCTCTCTGCCGCTCCTCCCTGACCGAAGCGTCCACAGTTTTAAACCCCAGACCCCTGCTGCCAAGACCGAGCAACTCCCCGAGTCCATGACCCTTGACCCCCTGGTACGCATGACTGAAGCCGTTCTCCCCCAGTGGGTTGGTGGCGCCGGCGGGAGGACAGAGGAAGTTCCCGGCGGGCGCAGACCTCCAAGCTGCCGGCTTGCGTCCTCGCCGGGGGCGGGAGATGCGGCAACTCTGCCTCTTGATGTGTCGGTGAAGGTGGTCGGAGCGCGTGAAGCTTTTGTAGCAGTGCTCGCACTGGTAAGGCCGGACGCCCGTGTGGATGCGTAGGTGGTTCTTCAGGTCGTAGTTGTGGACAAACTTTGAGTTGCAGTGGAGGCAGATGTACGGGCGCTCGCCGGTGTGCTTCCGCATGTGGATCTTGAGTTTGTCCTGCCTGAAAGAAAGCAAACAGTTGTAGATTTCAAAGTTTACAAATCCACCCATAAGTTCACTTCATAATTTCATTAAGTCTCTAGAGGATGTAGCTCGATGTGACACCATTAATGCAGAGAAGCAATGGAGGGGGCTTTCCACTATCTGGCTTTGATATTCAGATGAGGTGAAAATAGATTAACCTCAGCCCAAAAAGCCGGGGTGCTTTTCCGTCAGCCCAGCTTTTTTACATAAACTGATGATGAGCTGAATGATTAGAAGCCTACATACCTGGTAAATCGCACTTCACAGATGGTGCACATGTAAGGTTTTTCTCCTGTGTGTGTTCTCATGTGCCGTGGCAGCTTCCCAGCTCCTTGGATGACTTTGTTGCAGATGGGACACTGTTGCGATGCTTTGggcttcatcttcctctcctcctccagctgccaAGGAGGGAACAGAGCCCCCAGGTGAGACGCAGAGTTCAAGAGGCTCAAGTAGGACCGGAAGTCCGCTTCACTCTTAATCGGACCCAGCGGGTGACCCTCTGAAGGTGCTGGCCCAGGGCTTATGGTGCTCCCCAATCCTGAGCTGACAAATTCTTTCAGGAAGTCGCTGTGCAGCAGAGAGGGTGGGACTtcctccttcatctcctccttGATGATTTCTCTCTTTACTGCCAGATCGAGCGGTCTTGAAGGCTCAATTGGTGCAGACGGGGGAAAGGGTGGAGGAAGCCTGACTTGTGGTGAAACTCCTGCGTGGGGATGCGTGGGGTTGAGGAGCTGCTGGGGAAATGCTGGAAACTCCGCCCACAGAGAAGGATAGAAGCCCGGGATGAGGGGAGAGAATGTGGGCTTCCTGTCCACTGTGGCCATTCGGGGATAGAGCCCTTCTTGGAGAAGGGAGTCGATGGAGAAGTCCTTCAGGGCTCGACTCTCCATACtttcctgtaaaacaaaaacggCTCCATCAGCGACTTCCGCACCGTTTTTAACTTGGAAAGCGATAAAATAGTCGGAAAAAAGTACAGAATTGTACCTGTTTGCCTCTCATTCCCCCTGGAGATTGGGCCTGGCTCGGTTCTCGACGCTGGTGGAGCGTGGAGGTGCTGGGAGGCGGCGAATCTTCTGCACCCAGATGCATCGGCTCACCCTTGCTCTCCAGCGACCT
Proteins encoded in this region:
- the zbtb7c gene encoding zinc finger and BTB domain-containing protein 7C isoform X3, with translation MVHHREEDLIGIPFPNHSSDVLCSLNEQRRDGLLCDVILIVRDQEYRTHRSVLAACSQYFKKLFTVATTDGGDAHHAAAVYEIDFVAPESLTAILEFAYTSTLTVTASNVKEILNAAQMLEIPCIINVCLEIMDSGDGGGGGGGREEEEDEEEEDEEEEEEEEDDEEEDVGSRKDEQEKEEDNASERSLESKGEPMHLGAEDSPPPSTSTLHQRREPSQAQSPGGMRGKQESMESRALKDFSIDSLLQEGLYPRMATVDRKPTFSPLIPGFYPSLWAEFPAFPQQLLNPTHPHAGVSPQVRLPPPFPPSAPIEPSRPLDLAVKREIIKEEMKEEVPPSLLHSDFLKEFVSSGLGSTISPGPAPSEGHPLGPIKSEADFRSYLSLLNSASHLGALFPPWQLEEERKMKPKASQQCPICNKVIQGAGKLPRHMRTHTGEKPYMCTICEVRFTRQDKLKIHMRKHTGERPYICLHCNSKFVHNYDLKNHLRIHTGVRPYQCEHCYKSFTRSDHLHRHIKRQSCRISRPRRGRKPAAWRSAPAGNFLCPPAGATNPLGENGFSHAYQGVKGHGLGELLGLGSRGLGFKTVDASVREERQREGKDIREEEKAGARRQRGVFAFALAGEDMLTHSPFYAAPSDPWTMRLERAPPIPEPAK
- the zbtb7c gene encoding zinc finger and BTB domain-containing protein 7C isoform X1, whose amino-acid sequence is MLSFLTGSESTRKELKSKLLLLKADTGRRMVHHREEDLIGIPFPNHSSDVLCSLNEQRRDGLLCDVILIVRDQEYRTHRSVLAACSQYFKKLFTVATTDGGDAHHAAAVYEIDFVAPESLTAILEFAYTSTLTVTASNVKEILNAAQMLEIPCIINVCLEIMDSGDGGGGGGGREEEEDEEEEDEEEEEEEEDDEEEDVGSRKDEQEKEEDNASERSLESKGEPMHLGAEDSPPPSTSTLHQRREPSQAQSPGGMRGKQESMESRALKDFSIDSLLQEGLYPRMATVDRKPTFSPLIPGFYPSLWAEFPAFPQQLLNPTHPHAGVSPQVRLPPPFPPSAPIEPSRPLDLAVKREIIKEEMKEEVPPSLLHSDFLKEFVSSGLGSTISPGPAPSEGHPLGPIKSEADFRSYLSLLNSASHLGALFPPWQLEEERKMKPKASQQCPICNKVIQGAGKLPRHMRTHTGEKPYMCTICEVRFTRQDKLKIHMRKHTGERPYICLHCNSKFVHNYDLKNHLRIHTGVRPYQCEHCYKSFTRSDHLHRHIKRQSCRISRPRRGRKPAAWRSAPAGNFLCPPAGATNPLGENGFSHAYQGVKGHGLGELLGLGSRGLGFKTVDASVREERQREGKDIREEEKAGARRQRGVFAFALAGEDMLTHSPFYAAPSDPWTMRLERAPPIPEPAK
- the zbtb7c gene encoding zinc finger and BTB domain-containing protein 7C isoform X2, yielding MLSFLTGSESTRKELKSKLLLLKDTGRRMVHHREEDLIGIPFPNHSSDVLCSLNEQRRDGLLCDVILIVRDQEYRTHRSVLAACSQYFKKLFTVATTDGGDAHHAAAVYEIDFVAPESLTAILEFAYTSTLTVTASNVKEILNAAQMLEIPCIINVCLEIMDSGDGGGGGGGREEEEDEEEEDEEEEEEEEDDEEEDVGSRKDEQEKEEDNASERSLESKGEPMHLGAEDSPPPSTSTLHQRREPSQAQSPGGMRGKQESMESRALKDFSIDSLLQEGLYPRMATVDRKPTFSPLIPGFYPSLWAEFPAFPQQLLNPTHPHAGVSPQVRLPPPFPPSAPIEPSRPLDLAVKREIIKEEMKEEVPPSLLHSDFLKEFVSSGLGSTISPGPAPSEGHPLGPIKSEADFRSYLSLLNSASHLGALFPPWQLEEERKMKPKASQQCPICNKVIQGAGKLPRHMRTHTGEKPYMCTICEVRFTRQDKLKIHMRKHTGERPYICLHCNSKFVHNYDLKNHLRIHTGVRPYQCEHCYKSFTRSDHLHRHIKRQSCRISRPRRGRKPAAWRSAPAGNFLCPPAGATNPLGENGFSHAYQGVKGHGLGELLGLGSRGLGFKTVDASVREERQREGKDIREEEKAGARRQRGVFAFALAGEDMLTHSPFYAAPSDPWTMRLERAPPIPEPAK